One Engraulis encrasicolus isolate BLACKSEA-1 chromosome 5, IST_EnEncr_1.0, whole genome shotgun sequence DNA segment encodes these proteins:
- the LOC134448393 gene encoding apolipoprotein A-I-like, producing the protein MKVVLILAIAVFTGCNANLFYADEPKPQLEQLTDSFWDYVAQATRTAEDTIQMIRKSQLGQEVSAKLTESADVASQYAVTLQNQMSPMAQDVMAKITTEAEVLRERLTQDLTSVKGQLEPYAENMRVQVLQRVEDLKIAVAPYAESLDSESLKTTLLQRSEELKGSLEKSVQELQSQLGPYTEELRQKVDQHLQEFQANVAPLAADLQTQMSQRAKMVQQSLAPYAEDLKDKLDPYAQDLRAQLTSLFESFTKSS; encoded by the exons ATGAAGGTAGTGCTCATCCTTGCCATTGCTGTTTTCACAG GTTGCAATGCCAACCTGTTCTACGCTGATGAGCCTAAACCACAGCTGGAGCAGCTGACAGATTCGTTCTGGGACTATGTTGCCCAGGCAACACGCACAGCAGAGGACACCATTCAGATGATCAGGAAGTCTCAGCTGGGACAGGAAGTCAG cGCTAAACTCACAGAGAGTGCAGATGTGGCCAGCCAGTATGCAGTCACCCTCCAGAACCAGATGTCGCCTATGGCTCAAGACGTCATGGCAAAGatcaccacggaggctgaagtgCTGAGGGAACGCCTGACACAGGACCTGACCTCTGTGAAGGGACAACTGGAGCCCTATGCAGAGAACATGAGAGTCCAGGTTCTGCAGAGGGTGGAGGATCTGAAGATTGCTGTGGCTCCCTATGCCGAGTCCCTGGACTCTGAGTCCCTGAAGACCACCCTGCTCCAGAGGAGTGAGGAGCTGAAGGGAAGTCTGGAGAAGAGCGTGCAGGAGCTGCAGTCCCAGCTGGGCCCCTACACAGAGGAGCTCAGGCAGAAGGTGGACCAGCACCTGCAGGAGTTCCAGGCCAATGTGGCCCCCTTGGCTGCTGACCTCCAGACCCAGATGTCCCAGAGAGCCAAGATGGTCCAGCAGAGCCTGGCACCCTACGCTGAAGACCTGAAGGACAAACTGGACCCCTACGCCCAGGACCTCAGAGCACAGCTCACCTCCCTGTTTGAATCCTTCACTAAGTCAAGCTAA